In Arthrobacter sp. SLBN-83, one DNA window encodes the following:
- a CDS encoding GGDEF domain-containing protein — MVLDTVTLRIAFGLMALVLVVLFYFSAFRVTRSPYSAWWCGALLFFLSGSGCFLLDGTPHQWWANPLGNTLLVHGGVAVWAGARSLRTVQPPKWAFTGIPLATLVASLLDHPATNTWSGGPVFLAAMSLTVGLASRELWRLEPGYSRVRIPMAVAAGGLSAYYFFRWLAFLVEGPDSPVFVTVFGSAVTTMVTMVLLVVVSFSMAGLSTEQQTRALRVVASRDDLTGLLNRKAFLDLAAEQLADRTITGGSGALILADLDHFKVVNDTHGHAAGDLALQAFADACVATVRSTDLAGRYGGEEFVILVPGASAERAETIAEEISSRLAGAAAPDGMEMPTVSYGISTYDGRTSDVERLIAAADAALYRAKSLGRNRAARSDELH, encoded by the coding sequence ATGGTTCTGGATACGGTGACCCTGCGCATCGCTTTTGGCCTGATGGCCCTGGTGCTGGTGGTCCTCTTCTACTTTTCCGCCTTCCGGGTGACGCGCTCGCCGTACAGTGCGTGGTGGTGCGGGGCCTTGCTGTTCTTCCTTTCCGGATCCGGCTGCTTCCTGCTGGACGGCACGCCGCACCAGTGGTGGGCCAACCCGCTGGGCAATACGCTACTGGTGCACGGCGGGGTTGCTGTGTGGGCGGGAGCGCGCTCGCTGCGGACCGTGCAACCACCCAAGTGGGCCTTTACCGGAATCCCCCTTGCCACCCTGGTGGCGTCCCTGCTGGACCACCCGGCGACCAACACCTGGTCCGGCGGTCCCGTTTTCCTCGCCGCGATGAGCCTGACCGTCGGGCTCGCGTCGCGTGAGCTGTGGCGGCTTGAACCTGGCTATTCGCGGGTGCGCATCCCCATGGCGGTGGCTGCAGGCGGGCTGTCCGCTTACTATTTCTTCCGCTGGCTGGCGTTCCTGGTAGAGGGCCCGGACAGTCCGGTTTTCGTTACCGTTTTTGGATCGGCCGTAACCACCATGGTGACCATGGTGCTGTTGGTGGTGGTGTCATTCAGCATGGCCGGGTTGAGCACCGAACAGCAGACCCGGGCCCTGCGGGTGGTTGCCAGCCGGGACGACCTCACCGGACTGCTGAACCGCAAGGCCTTCCTGGACCTCGCTGCCGAACAGCTGGCTGACCGGACCATCACCGGGGGCTCCGGCGCGCTGATCCTGGCCGACCTTGACCATTTCAAAGTGGTCAACGATACCCACGGCCACGCCGCCGGCGACCTGGCGCTTCAAGCCTTCGCCGATGCCTGCGTTGCCACCGTCCGCTCCACCGACCTGGCCGGCAGGTACGGCGGGGAAGAGTTCGTGATCCTGGTCCCTGGGGCCAGCGCTGAACGGGCCGAGACGATTGCGGAGGAAATCAGCAGTCGCCTGGCAGGCGCCGCAGCACCGGACGGCATGGAGATGCCCACCGTCAGTTATGGCATATCGACCTATGACGGCCGGACCTCCGACGTGGAACGCCTCATCGCCGCAGCGGA
- a CDS encoding zinc-ribbon domain-containing protein, whose product MLLLFGFKTVLKALPGRTATCPHCGAFIHHLLEEQATKFTLFFIPVLTVSRKFRITCTNCGYVSSISGRQKRALELRR is encoded by the coding sequence ATGCTTCTCCTCTTCGGGTTCAAGACCGTGCTCAAGGCGCTGCCGGGCAGGACGGCAACGTGCCCGCACTGCGGCGCGTTCATCCACCACCTACTTGAGGAACAGGCCACCAAGTTCACCCTGTTCTTCATCCCGGTGCTCACGGTGTCCCGGAAGTTCCGGATCACCTGCACCAATTGCGGCTACGTTTCGTCCATCAGCGGACGGCAGAAACGGGCCCTGGAGTTGCGCCGGTAA
- a CDS encoding hemolysin family protein — MYEWIMLGIGLVLTVGTGFFVASEFALVNLDRHDLEARQARGEKRLGPTIKALRITSTHLSGAQLGITLTTLLTGYTFEPAISRMLSGPLQSVGVPEALVPAVGSVAGIFLATIFSMVVGELVPKNFALALPLATAKVVVPFQALFTAVFKPVILLFNNTANKIIRGFGIEPKEELSGARSAEELSSLVRRSAVEGVLDLDHATLLHRTLRFSEYSAADVMTPRVRMAAVGLSDTAADIVSLATATGYSRFPVIGRDRDDVLGLLHVKQAFAVALDQRAGTTAAELMIEPLRVPESMGVDTLLGLLRRQGLQVAIVSDEHGGTAGIVTLEDLVEEIVGELEDEHDRARAGVVRVGRSITFDAALRPDELLDRTGIEVPDGDEYDTVGGFVTDRLDRLPELGDEVEVDGGTLRVERVAGMHVERLRFTPAASGEPPRSPHDRIIDSLTQELTHE; from the coding sequence ATGTATGAATGGATCATGCTGGGCATCGGCCTGGTCCTGACCGTCGGCACCGGCTTCTTCGTCGCCTCGGAGTTCGCGCTGGTGAACCTGGACCGGCACGATCTCGAAGCACGCCAAGCCCGCGGCGAGAAACGCCTGGGCCCCACCATCAAAGCCCTTCGCATCACCTCCACCCACCTCTCGGGTGCCCAACTGGGCATCACCCTGACCACGTTGCTGACCGGCTACACCTTTGAACCCGCCATCAGCCGCATGCTGAGCGGCCCGCTGCAGTCCGTCGGCGTCCCGGAGGCCTTGGTGCCTGCCGTCGGCTCCGTTGCCGGCATATTCCTGGCCACGATCTTTTCGATGGTGGTGGGCGAGCTTGTCCCAAAGAACTTCGCCCTGGCCCTGCCGCTGGCCACGGCCAAGGTGGTGGTGCCGTTCCAGGCCCTCTTCACGGCCGTGTTCAAGCCCGTGATCCTGCTCTTTAACAACACTGCCAACAAGATCATCCGGGGCTTCGGCATCGAGCCCAAGGAGGAGCTTTCCGGTGCCCGCAGCGCGGAGGAACTGAGCTCCCTGGTGCGCCGCTCCGCCGTCGAAGGCGTCCTGGACCTGGACCACGCCACCCTGCTGCACCGCACGCTCCGCTTCTCCGAGTACAGCGCCGCTGACGTCATGACGCCCCGCGTCAGGATGGCCGCCGTCGGCCTCTCCGACACCGCCGCGGACATCGTTTCCCTGGCCACCGCCACCGGCTACTCCCGGTTTCCCGTGATCGGACGCGACCGGGACGATGTCCTTGGCCTCCTGCACGTGAAGCAGGCGTTCGCCGTCGCCCTGGACCAGCGGGCCGGCACCACAGCGGCGGAGCTCATGATCGAGCCGCTGCGGGTGCCCGAATCCATGGGCGTGGACACCCTCCTGGGCCTGCTGCGGCGCCAGGGGCTCCAGGTGGCCATCGTTTCCGACGAGCATGGCGGCACCGCCGGGATCGTCACCCTGGAGGACCTGGTGGAAGAGATCGTGGGCGAACTGGAGGACGAACACGACCGGGCGCGTGCCGGCGTTGTCCGCGTGGGCCGGTCCATCACGTTCGACGCCGCACTCCGGCCGGACGAGCTGCTGGACCGCACCGGGATCGAAGTGCCTGACGGGGACGAGTACGACACCGTTGGCGGTTTCGTCACTGATCGGCTGGACCGCCTGCCCGAACTGGGCGACGAGGTGGAGGTCGACGGCGGCACCCTCCGCGTGGAGCGCGTGGCAGGCATGCACGTGGAGCGGCTGCGCTTCACGCCCGCCGCATCCGGCGAGCCGCCGCGGAGCCCGCACGACCGGATCATCGACAGCCTGACCCAGGAGCTGACCCATGAGTGA
- a CDS encoding hemolysin family protein produces MSEYLPGIIWLAVLLVVNGFFVGAEFAVISARRSQIEPRAEAGSKAAKTTLWAMEHATLMLATSQLGITVCSLVILNVSEPAIHHLLEIPLGLTSLSYEAISIIAFIVALLLVTFLHVVVGEMVPKNISFSVPTRAALLLAPPLVMVAKVFKPVIWTLNGIANSILRLFRVEPKDEATSAYTLDEVATIVEQSTRDGMLTDTTGTLTNAFEFTAKTVADVQVPMADMVLLPEAATPADIQQAVAGHGYSRYILTNGAGEPGGYLHLKDVMDLTAAEKFHRPVPAKRVRRLASAFAGADLEDALASMRRTGAHVARVFDAHGRTTGMLFLEDIIEELVGEVQDATSA; encoded by the coding sequence ATGAGTGAATACCTTCCCGGCATCATCTGGCTGGCGGTGCTCCTGGTGGTCAACGGCTTCTTCGTGGGCGCCGAATTCGCCGTCATCTCCGCCCGCCGCTCCCAGATCGAGCCCCGGGCCGAGGCCGGCAGCAAGGCGGCAAAAACCACGCTCTGGGCCATGGAACACGCCACGCTCATGCTGGCCACCAGCCAGTTGGGCATCACGGTCTGCTCACTGGTCATCCTGAACGTCTCCGAACCGGCCATCCACCACCTTCTGGAGATCCCGCTGGGCCTGACGTCCTTGTCCTACGAGGCGATCAGCATCATCGCGTTCATCGTGGCGCTGCTGCTGGTGACCTTCCTCCACGTAGTGGTGGGCGAGATGGTGCCCAAGAACATCTCCTTCTCGGTCCCCACCCGTGCAGCCCTCCTGCTCGCCCCGCCGTTGGTCATGGTGGCCAAGGTGTTCAAGCCGGTGATCTGGACCCTGAACGGGATTGCCAACTCCATCCTGCGGCTCTTCCGGGTGGAGCCCAAGGACGAGGCCACCAGTGCGTACACGCTGGATGAAGTGGCCACCATCGTGGAACAGTCCACCCGCGACGGCATGCTGACGGACACCACGGGCACCCTGACCAACGCGTTCGAATTCACCGCCAAGACCGTGGCGGACGTCCAGGTGCCCATGGCGGACATGGTGCTGCTGCCGGAAGCCGCCACGCCTGCCGACATCCAGCAGGCCGTGGCAGGGCACGGCTACTCCCGCTACATCCTGACCAACGGTGCCGGGGAGCCCGGCGGCTACCTGCACCTCAAGGACGTCATGGACCTCACCGCGGCTGAGAAATTCCACCGGCCGGTGCCGGCCAAGCGGGTCCGGCGCCTGGCGTCGGCATTTGCGGGAGCCGACCTTGAGGATGCACTGGCGTCGATGCGGCGAACCGGGGCCCACGTGGCCCGCGTGTTCGATGCCCATGGCAGGACCACCGGGATGCTCTTCCTCGAGGACATCATCGAGGAACTGGTGGGCGAGGTGCAGGACGCCACCAGCGCGTAG
- the rsgA gene encoding ribosome small subunit-dependent GTPase A codes for MHNSGNASSTTQLTGTLTAYGCTPAVARHFDQHPCPGATGRGRVVRVDRTLLLVAVDDGLLHLPYPLSGEPAVTGDWVWTGPNRAGERQILAVLPRRSELSRKRAFEDSSGEQVLAANMDTVGVVVPVDRPLTHNRLERTLVAAWDSGATPLVIITKADLAQVADDVVGKVILQAAGVEVVTTSAESGDGIDELMSRIPPGGTIVLLGPSGAGKSTLINALVGRKVQQTGEVRSGDFKGKHTTTSRELVPLSNGTVLMDTPGVRGFGLFDAGEGLGGMFGDVEELAAGCRFADCAHGSEPGCAVREAIDSGALPERRWNSYLKMQRELAALARRSDVAAQRAYHREWRQKVVTAGKSQRWAEREASERGSRNGGKDRKRKR; via the coding sequence GTGCACAATTCAGGCAACGCCTCAAGCACCACCCAACTGACCGGCACCCTCACCGCGTACGGCTGCACCCCCGCCGTCGCCCGCCACTTCGATCAGCACCCCTGCCCCGGGGCCACGGGACGCGGACGCGTGGTCCGCGTCGACCGCACCCTCCTGCTGGTTGCCGTCGATGACGGGCTGCTCCACCTTCCCTACCCCTTGTCCGGCGAGCCGGCCGTCACCGGGGACTGGGTCTGGACCGGTCCCAACCGCGCCGGAGAACGCCAGATCCTGGCAGTGCTCCCCCGGCGTTCCGAGCTCAGCCGCAAGCGCGCGTTCGAGGACTCCTCCGGGGAGCAGGTCCTGGCCGCGAACATGGACACCGTCGGCGTCGTGGTGCCCGTGGACCGGCCGCTCACGCACAACAGGCTCGAACGCACCCTCGTTGCCGCGTGGGACTCCGGTGCCACCCCCTTGGTGATCATCACCAAGGCGGACCTGGCACAGGTGGCGGACGACGTCGTCGGGAAAGTCATCCTGCAGGCGGCGGGCGTGGAGGTGGTCACCACGTCCGCAGAAAGCGGCGACGGGATCGACGAACTGATGTCCCGCATCCCGCCCGGCGGCACCATTGTGCTCCTGGGCCCGTCCGGCGCCGGCAAATCCACCCTGATCAACGCGCTGGTGGGCAGGAAGGTGCAGCAGACCGGGGAGGTGCGGTCCGGCGACTTCAAAGGCAAGCACACCACCACCTCCCGCGAGCTGGTGCCGCTGTCCAACGGCACCGTGCTGATGGACACTCCCGGGGTGCGTGGCTTCGGGTTGTTCGACGCCGGGGAAGGCCTGGGCGGGATGTTCGGCGATGTGGAGGAACTGGCCGCCGGCTGCCGGTTCGCCGACTGTGCCCACGGGAGTGAGCCGGGCTGCGCGGTCCGGGAGGCGATCGACAGTGGAGCCCTGCCCGAGCGCCGCTGGAACTCCTACCTGAAGATGCAGCGGGAGCTGGCAGCGCTGGCGCGGCGCTCCGATGTCGCGGCCCAGCGCGCGTACCACCGCGAGTGGCGCCAGAAAGTGGTGACGGCGGGAAAGTCGCAGCGCTGGGCGGAGCGGGAGGCCTCTGAACGCGGGAGCCGGAACGGAGGGAAGGACCGGAAGCGGAAGCGGTAG
- a CDS encoding alpha/beta fold hydrolase yields MDIILVPGFWLDASSWEEVVPALEAAGHRTHPLTLPGKESVDASRSGINLQDHIDAVVEVMDGLPGKMVLVGHSGGGAIIHGAVDARPQKVERAIYVDSGPLGEGGVINDELQAVGDDVPLPPWEDFDNADLVDLDDGIRQAFRARAVAEPRGVAYGKQHLHDERRFDVAATVITCEFPSAMLREWIAAGHPFVAELARVRDVEYIDLPTGHWPQFTKPKELARAILAAVGRTGTGEA; encoded by the coding sequence ATGGACATCATCCTGGTTCCCGGTTTTTGGCTGGACGCTTCGTCGTGGGAGGAGGTGGTGCCGGCCCTGGAAGCGGCGGGACACCGGACCCACCCCCTTACCCTTCCCGGCAAGGAGTCAGTGGACGCCAGCCGGTCGGGCATCAACCTGCAGGACCACATCGATGCGGTGGTGGAGGTCATGGACGGCCTGCCCGGCAAGATGGTCCTGGTGGGGCACTCCGGCGGCGGAGCCATCATCCATGGAGCCGTGGACGCCAGGCCGCAGAAGGTGGAGCGCGCCATCTATGTGGACAGCGGACCCCTGGGTGAAGGCGGCGTGATCAATGACGAGTTGCAGGCTGTCGGGGACGACGTGCCCTTGCCGCCCTGGGAGGATTTTGACAACGCCGACCTGGTGGACCTCGACGATGGGATCCGCCAGGCATTCCGGGCCCGGGCAGTCGCGGAGCCCCGAGGCGTGGCCTACGGCAAGCAGCATTTGCATGACGAGCGGCGCTTCGACGTGGCCGCCACCGTGATCACCTGCGAATTCCCGTCCGCCATGCTCCGGGAGTGGATCGCCGCCGGCCATCCCTTCGTCGCAGAGCTGGCCCGGGTCCGGGACGTGGAGTACATCGACCTGCCCACGGGGCACTGGCCGCAGTTCACCAAGCCGAAGGAACTGGCCAGGGCCATCCTGGCGGCTGTTGGCCGAACGGGGACGGGCGAAGCCTGA
- a CDS encoding agmatine deiminase family protein — protein MAFIYSTVVPGNAAPDRAVTDTATHMPAEWEAHQRTWMAFPPPNDTFGAVGSSTLDRARAAWTKVARTVARYEPVTVIADPRDATAAREWLGSGIDVVEVPLDDAWLRDSGPTFVHAPDGTLAAVHWIFNGWGAQHWAAWGKDQTVARAVAAGVDAPVRPSALVNEGGGFHVDGEGTVLLTETVQLDTGRNPGATKESVEAEIHAALGTTKAIWLPRGLTRDYDEFGTRGHVDIVAAFAGPGTILLHRQDNPAHPDHAVYLQLKTVLAGQLDAKGRPLRIIDVPAPTTLKDDEGWVDWSYINHYVANNVVVLCSFDDPNDTIAAGILERAYPGRTVELVDARDIFAFGGGIHCITQQQPAPREGGAA, from the coding sequence ATGGCATTCATTTATTCGACCGTGGTCCCAGGCAACGCCGCCCCTGACCGCGCTGTAACCGATACCGCAACCCACATGCCCGCAGAGTGGGAGGCGCACCAGCGCACCTGGATGGCCTTCCCGCCGCCCAATGACACCTTTGGCGCCGTTGGAAGCTCCACCCTGGACAGGGCACGGGCAGCCTGGACCAAGGTGGCCCGCACCGTTGCCCGCTACGAACCCGTTACCGTCATCGCAGACCCCCGGGACGCCACCGCTGCAAGGGAATGGCTCGGCAGCGGCATCGACGTGGTGGAGGTGCCGCTTGACGACGCCTGGCTGCGGGACAGCGGCCCCACGTTCGTTCACGCCCCGGACGGGACGCTGGCGGCGGTGCACTGGATCTTCAACGGTTGGGGCGCCCAGCACTGGGCGGCCTGGGGCAAGGACCAGACGGTGGCACGCGCAGTAGCGGCAGGAGTGGACGCACCGGTCCGTCCGTCAGCCCTGGTCAATGAGGGTGGCGGCTTCCATGTGGACGGCGAAGGGACCGTGCTGCTGACCGAAACGGTGCAGCTCGACACGGGGCGCAACCCCGGCGCCACCAAAGAATCAGTCGAGGCGGAAATCCACGCAGCCTTGGGCACCACCAAGGCAATCTGGCTGCCGCGCGGACTCACCCGGGACTACGACGAATTCGGAACCCGCGGCCACGTGGACATTGTTGCGGCCTTTGCCGGACCGGGCACCATCCTGCTGCACCGCCAGGACAACCCCGCGCACCCGGACCACGCGGTCTACCTCCAACTGAAGACGGTCCTTGCCGGGCAACTGGACGCCAAGGGGCGGCCGCTGCGCATCATCGACGTCCCCGCACCCACCACGCTCAAGGATGATGAGGGCTGGGTGGACTGGTCCTACATCAACCACTACGTGGCCAACAACGTGGTGGTGCTCTGCAGTTTCGATGATCCCAACGACACCATCGCGGCCGGCATCCTGGAACGCGCCTACCCCGGCCGCACCGTGGAACTGGTGGATGCCCGGGACATCTTCGCCTTTGGCGGCGGCATCCACTGCATCACGCAGCAGCAGCCGGCCCCGCGGGAAGGCGGTGCGGCATGA
- a CDS encoding amidase, whose translation MKLVEQARKPEVVETFDVVEAGISRLRAALQAGEVTSEELVRLYLERIEKYDSSGICLNALVVMNPDAIAEARASDRRRAAGFTLGPLDGIPYTAKDSYQVKGLTVAAGSPAFKDLVAQRDAFTIERLRAGGAVLIGLTNMPPMANGGMQRGVYGRAESPYNADFLTAAFASGSSNGSGTATAASFAAFGLAEETWSSGRAPASNNALCAYTPSRGIISVRGNWPLVPTMDVVVPHTRTMADLLEVLDAVVADDPQTRGDFWRVQPWIPVPKASAVRPPSYLDLAVPDPTEAAAVLAGKRLGIPRMYINADPDAGTAEAPGIGGPTGQRIETRASILELWAAARRDLEAAGAEVVEVDFPVVSNYEGDRPGAPTLATRGLVSPEYLRHEIVDLSVWAWNDFLAANGDPQLNNLADVNGSAIFPAPEGALPDRYDGFDDDIADYPAWIREHGVPALTDIPHLAEGLAGLEETRRVDLEEWMERLGLDAVVFPAAADIGPADADTNERSADIAWRNGVWVANGNLVPRHLGIPTVTVPMGLAADIAMPVGLTIAGKAYSDTELLRLAAAFEATGRRRVPPPRTTPPGAEKSTD comes from the coding sequence ATGAAGCTCGTAGAGCAGGCGCGGAAGCCGGAGGTGGTGGAAACGTTCGACGTAGTTGAAGCCGGCATCAGCCGGCTCCGGGCAGCCCTGCAGGCGGGTGAAGTCACCAGCGAGGAGTTGGTGCGCCTCTACCTCGAGCGCATCGAGAAGTATGACTCATCAGGCATATGCCTTAATGCACTGGTGGTGATGAACCCGGACGCCATTGCGGAGGCGCGGGCCTCGGACCGGCGGCGCGCGGCCGGGTTCACACTTGGTCCGCTGGATGGCATCCCCTACACGGCAAAGGACAGCTATCAGGTCAAAGGCCTTACCGTTGCTGCCGGCTCGCCGGCCTTCAAGGACCTGGTGGCGCAGCGGGACGCCTTCACCATCGAGCGCCTGCGGGCCGGCGGTGCGGTCCTGATCGGATTGACCAACATGCCGCCCATGGCAAATGGAGGTATGCAGCGCGGGGTATACGGTCGCGCGGAAAGCCCCTACAATGCCGATTTCCTCACCGCCGCGTTCGCCTCGGGTTCGTCCAACGGCTCGGGAACCGCAACCGCGGCCAGCTTCGCTGCCTTTGGCCTGGCGGAGGAGACCTGGTCCTCGGGACGTGCCCCGGCGTCGAACAATGCACTGTGCGCCTACACGCCATCGCGCGGCATCATCTCGGTCCGGGGCAACTGGCCCCTGGTCCCCACCATGGACGTGGTGGTTCCGCACACGCGGACCATGGCGGACCTGCTGGAAGTCCTGGACGCCGTCGTGGCGGACGACCCCCAAACCCGCGGTGACTTCTGGCGTGTCCAGCCCTGGATCCCCGTGCCCAAGGCATCTGCCGTCCGCCCGCCGTCGTACCTTGACCTGGCCGTGCCGGACCCGACCGAGGCTGCGGCCGTCCTCGCGGGCAAACGGCTGGGCATTCCCCGGATGTACATCAATGCCGACCCCGACGCCGGAACAGCTGAGGCTCCAGGCATCGGCGGCCCCACCGGCCAACGGATCGAAACGCGCGCCTCCATCCTGGAGCTGTGGGCTGCGGCCCGCCGTGACCTGGAGGCGGCCGGCGCCGAGGTGGTGGAGGTGGACTTCCCGGTGGTGTCCAACTACGAAGGCGACCGTCCCGGTGCGCCCACCCTTGCCACCCGCGGCCTGGTGTCCCCGGAGTATCTGCGGCACGAGATTGTGGACCTGTCGGTCTGGGCCTGGAATGACTTCCTGGCTGCCAACGGCGACCCACAGCTGAACAACCTCGCCGACGTCAACGGTTCCGCCATCTTCCCCGCTCCGGAAGGCGCGCTGCCGGACCGCTACGACGGATTCGACGACGACATCGCGGACTATCCCGCCTGGATCCGGGAGCACGGCGTTCCGGCCCTCACCGACATCCCGCACCTGGCCGAGGGCCTGGCGGGACTCGAGGAAACCCGCCGCGTGGACCTGGAGGAGTGGATGGAGCGGCTGGGACTGGACGCCGTGGTGTTCCCGGCGGCAGCCGACATCGGCCCGGCAGACGCGGACACCAATGAACGATCGGCGGACATCGCCTGGCGCAACGGCGTGTGGGTGGCCAACGGGAATCTGGTCCCCCGGCATCTGGGCATTCCTACGGTCACCGTTCCCATGGGCCTCGCGGCGGACATCGCGATGCCGGTGGGCCTCACCATTGCGGGCAAGGCGTACAGCGATACGGAGCTGCTCCGATTGGCAGCGGCATTCGAAGCAACGGGCCGGCGGCGCGTTCCGCCGCCGCGCACCACGCCGCCGGGAGCTGAAAAATCGACTGACTGA
- a CDS encoding pentapeptide repeat-containing protein has protein sequence MARPLATPAALRPDCSRCFALCCTAFGFTRSADFAIDKPPASPCPNLAGDFSCTIHDRLRPRGFAGCTAFDCFGAGQAVSQGLFHGSSWRDNPGSAPDMFAAFRVLRQLHEMLWHLAQAEAAAYSPDAADEVRHLQAKVREVADGNLGQVLTADVGSLHLQVGEALRWVSEEVRAGYFADGPQRDDLAAGADLAGADLRGSVLCGADLRGACLIAADLRGADLAAVDLLGSDLRDARLDDADLSHSLFLTQAQIAAARGSGSTRLPGGLEPPTHWIA, from the coding sequence ATGGCACGGCCCCTTGCCACCCCGGCCGCCCTGCGGCCTGACTGCTCACGGTGCTTTGCCCTGTGCTGCACGGCGTTTGGGTTCACCCGTTCGGCGGACTTCGCCATCGACAAGCCGCCGGCCAGCCCCTGCCCCAACCTGGCCGGGGACTTTTCCTGCACCATCCATGACAGGCTCCGGCCGCGGGGCTTTGCCGGTTGCACGGCGTTCGACTGCTTCGGCGCCGGACAGGCCGTCAGCCAGGGGCTGTTCCACGGCAGCAGCTGGCGGGACAACCCGGGTTCAGCGCCGGACATGTTCGCCGCCTTCAGGGTCCTGCGCCAGCTGCACGAAATGCTGTGGCACCTGGCGCAGGCGGAGGCAGCGGCGTACAGCCCGGACGCCGCGGACGAGGTGCGCCACCTGCAGGCGAAGGTCCGGGAGGTGGCGGACGGCAACCTTGGGCAGGTCCTCACTGCCGACGTCGGGAGCCTCCACCTGCAGGTGGGCGAAGCGCTGCGGTGGGTCAGCGAGGAGGTCCGCGCCGGGTACTTCGCCGATGGCCCGCAACGCGACGACCTGGCGGCGGGGGCCGACCTGGCCGGCGCGGACCTGCGCGGGTCCGTGCTGTGCGGTGCCGATCTTCGCGGCGCATGCCTGATCGCCGCCGACCTCCGCGGCGCGGACCTGGCGGCGGTGGACCTCCTGGGCTCAGACCTGCGCGATGCAAGGCTCGACGACGCCGACCTCAGCCATTCCCTCTTCCTCACCCAGGCACAAATCGCCGCAGCCCGCGGCAGCGGGTCAACACGCCTCCCCGGCGGGCTTGAACCGCCCACCCACTGGATCGCTTAG
- a CDS encoding D-arabinono-1,4-lactone oxidase yields MKNWAGNLEYSSADVRRPESVAELAAIVAESPRVKALGSRHSFNRVGDTDGVHVLLDALPQQVELDSSRGTVRVSGGVSYGALCRTLEESGVAIHNLASLPHISVAGAVQTGTHGSGVNNPSLAGAVESIDLVRASGEQVTLTRADGDEFLASVVGIGALGIVTGLELAVRPSFRMRQRVLEDLPWDNALADFNHIVSSAYSVSLFTDYAGDTVNQVWLKALDEEPALPSLFGATAALRPRHPLPDMSAENCTAQLDEPGLWLDRLPHFRHEFTPSNGDELQSEFILPLEHAPAALQAVRGLAGQLSPLLFVSEVRTGAADEFWLSPFYRQQSVALHFTWKPLQPEVEAFLPVLEDALRPFGARPHWGKLFTPGGHDWESLYPRFADFRSFAAGHDPEGKFRNALLDGILGVPARR; encoded by the coding sequence ATGAAGAACTGGGCAGGAAACCTCGAATACTCCTCCGCGGATGTCCGACGGCCGGAATCCGTAGCGGAGCTGGCCGCCATCGTGGCTGAGTCGCCGCGCGTCAAGGCCCTGGGGTCCCGGCACTCGTTCAACCGGGTGGGCGACACGGACGGCGTCCACGTACTCCTCGATGCCCTTCCGCAGCAGGTGGAGCTGGATTCCAGCCGTGGCACGGTGCGCGTAAGCGGCGGGGTGAGCTACGGGGCCCTCTGCCGGACCCTGGAGGAATCCGGCGTTGCCATCCATAACCTCGCCTCGCTGCCGCACATCTCGGTGGCAGGGGCGGTGCAGACCGGAACGCACGGCTCAGGGGTGAACAACCCTTCACTCGCCGGCGCCGTGGAGTCCATCGACCTGGTCCGCGCCTCCGGCGAGCAGGTCACGCTGACCAGGGCGGACGGGGATGAGTTCCTGGCCAGCGTGGTGGGTATCGGGGCCCTCGGCATTGTCACCGGCCTGGAGCTTGCAGTGCGCCCCTCTTTCCGGATGCGGCAGCGCGTCCTGGAGGACCTCCCTTGGGACAATGCCCTTGCGGACTTCAACCACATCGTCTCGTCCGCCTACAGCGTGAGCCTGTTTACCGACTACGCAGGCGACACCGTCAACCAGGTCTGGCTCAAGGCCCTGGATGAGGAGCCGGCGCTTCCCAGCCTGTTTGGGGCAACCGCAGCCCTGCGGCCGCGGCATCCCCTGCCCGACATGTCCGCGGAGAACTGCACGGCACAGCTGGACGAACCCGGGTTGTGGCTGGACCGGCTGCCGCACTTCCGGCACGAATTCACGCCCAGCAACGGAGATGAGCTCCAGAGCGAGTTCATTCTTCCCCTGGAGCACGCCCCCGCCGCCCTCCAGGCAGTCCGCGGGCTGGCCGGACAGCTGTCACCCCTGCTTTTCGTCTCCGAAGTACGCACCGGCGCCGCTGACGAGTTCTGGCTCAGCCCGTTCTACCGGCAGCAGAGCGTGGCGCTGCACTTCACCTGGAAGCCGCTGCAGCCGGAGGTTGAGGCGTTCCTCCCGGTCCTGGAGGACGCCCTGCGGCCTTTCGGGGCCCGACCGCACTGGGGCAAGCTGTTCACCCCCGGCGGGCACGACTGGGAAAGCCTGTACCCGCGCTTCGCCGACTTCCGCTCCTTCGCCGCAGGGCACGATCCTGAGGGCAAGTTCCGGAACGCGCTGCTGGACGGCATCCTGGGCGTCCCGGCCCGCCGGTAG